Proteins encoded by one window of Salmonirosea aquatica:
- a CDS encoding type II toxin-antitoxin system RelE family toxin — MFKVYTIEHFDRELKKLLKKYPSVAADLRKLGESLAENPFQGKQLGKDCYKVRMAISSKSQGKSGGARVIICVKISAEVVTLLSIYDKSAQSDIADKVLIQLLKNSGLL; from the coding sequence ATGTTCAAAGTTTACACCATTGAGCACTTTGATCGGGAGTTGAAAAAACTTCTAAAGAAGTACCCTTCTGTTGCGGCCGATTTGCGAAAACTGGGAGAAAGTCTGGCAGAAAACCCTTTTCAGGGTAAGCAGCTTGGCAAAGATTGCTACAAGGTACGGATGGCCATCAGCTCGAAAAGTCAGGGAAAAAGTGGTGGGGCCAGGGTAATTATTTGCGTAAAAATTTCGGCAGAAGTAGTCACGCTTCTTTCCATTTACGATAAATCAGCTCAAAGCGATATTGCCGATAAGGTCTTGATTCAGCTTTTAAAGAATTCAGGATTATTATAA
- a CDS encoding GntR family transcriptional regulator, translating to MEFKDKQSIYLQIADYVCEQIVLGQWPPGERIPSVRDLASTLEVNPNTVMRTYDFLQGKDIIFNQRGIGYSAAENAQKLILTFRRERFLETELPVFFKTMYLLDISLEDLQTRYQKFVAAEYPTTPNS from the coding sequence ATGGAATTCAAAGATAAACAATCCATTTACCTGCAAATCGCCGACTACGTCTGCGAGCAGATCGTGCTGGGGCAATGGCCGCCGGGTGAGCGTATACCGTCGGTGCGGGACCTGGCCTCGACCCTGGAAGTGAACCCTAATACCGTCATGCGTACTTACGATTTTTTGCAGGGGAAAGACATCATTTTCAATCAACGCGGCATTGGCTACTCGGCGGCCGAGAACGCCCAGAAGCTCATTTTGACTTTTCGCCGGGAGCGCTTTCTGGAAACTGAATTACCCGTCTTTTTCAAGACCATGTACCTGCTCGACATCAGCCTGGAAGACCTGCAAACGCGCTACCAGAAATTCGTCGCCGCCGAATACCCAACTACCCCTAATTCCTGA
- a CDS encoding ABC transporter ATP-binding protein: MIQFDSVSFGYSKRQPLFENLSMQLMTGHIYGLLGKNGAGKSSLLRLMAGLLFPLKGKIEVNGYEPRQRLPAFLQDVFFIPEEIYLPSVTVDQYAGTYAPFYPRFDESQFLRYLAEFDIPEGNKLTGMSFGQKKKVLMAFALATNTKVLIMDEPTNGLDIPSKSQFRKIVSAALRPDCLILLSTHQVRDLDHLIDHIIILDNHKIVLQHSLEAVSERLYFGTRPTVENDAQVLYAEPSLRGYNAVTENLEQEESRVDLEQLFNAAMQNPARIRELFG, translated from the coding sequence ATGATTCAGTTCGATAGCGTTTCCTTCGGGTACAGCAAGCGTCAGCCCTTGTTTGAAAACCTGTCCATGCAGCTAATGACTGGCCATATCTACGGCCTGCTGGGAAAAAATGGCGCAGGAAAGTCGAGCTTGCTGCGCCTGATGGCGGGTTTGCTTTTTCCGTTAAAAGGGAAAATCGAAGTCAACGGCTACGAACCGCGCCAACGTCTGCCCGCTTTTTTGCAGGATGTCTTTTTCATTCCCGAGGAAATCTACCTACCCTCCGTCACGGTGGATCAGTACGCGGGTACCTACGCGCCGTTTTATCCCCGCTTCGACGAATCGCAGTTCCTGAGGTACCTTGCCGAGTTCGACATTCCTGAAGGCAACAAGCTGACCGGTATGTCTTTTGGGCAAAAGAAAAAGGTACTTATGGCTTTTGCGCTGGCCACCAATACCAAAGTCCTGATCATGGACGAGCCGACCAACGGGCTGGACATTCCGTCCAAGAGTCAGTTCCGCAAAATCGTGTCCGCCGCCCTGCGCCCCGACTGTCTGATCCTGCTTTCCACGCATCAGGTGCGGGACCTGGACCATCTGATTGATCATATCATCATCCTGGACAACCACAAAATCGTGCTGCAACACAGCCTGGAAGCCGTGTCCGAGCGGCTTTACTTTGGCACACGCCCTACGGTCGAAAACGATGCACAGGTACTCTACGCCGAGCCTTCTTTGCGCGGCTACAACGCCGTCACCGAAAATCTGGAACAGGAAGAAAGCCGCGTGGATCTGGAACAACTCTTCAACGCCGCGATGCAGAATCCGGCGCGGATTAGGGAGTTATTCGGGTAA
- a CDS encoding DegT/DnrJ/EryC1/StrS family aminotransferase yields MLSQLALHGGPKTVQKLFPWPIFDEGEVEAVADVVRSGQWGNPDCTGLVEAFEQEFAKYCGAKYAVSCVNGSVSLRLALIVCGLQPGDEVIVPPYTFIATVSTVIEANGVPVFVDIDPETYNLDATKIEAAITSRTKAIIPVHFAGQACDMDAILDIAGRHKLRVIEDAAHAHGAEYKGRKLGTLGDAGSFSFQSSKNLTSGEGGMVITNDPELYRKMASLRNVGRLPEGQWYDHFLPGCNYRLTPMQAVLLSSQLKRLDDQTRRRDDNGLLLNELLSEIEGITPLSRGHGETVHCHHLYIFKYDPAHFNGLPKNEFVDMLAAEGVPCFRGYPHPLYKQPLFQEKFFMCYALPDSVSYADTVCPVAEQACAEEAVWILQHAMLGTAEDMVAFAKAIRKIQTVVRASEKVPKSV; encoded by the coding sequence ATGCTATCCCAACTTGCCCTCCACGGCGGACCAAAAACCGTCCAGAAATTATTTCCCTGGCCTATTTTTGACGAAGGCGAAGTAGAAGCCGTGGCAGACGTGGTCCGTAGTGGGCAGTGGGGCAATCCCGATTGTACGGGATTAGTCGAAGCTTTCGAACAGGAATTTGCGAAGTACTGCGGCGCAAAATATGCCGTGAGTTGCGTCAATGGTTCGGTATCGCTGCGGCTGGCTCTGATTGTCTGCGGCCTACAACCCGGTGATGAGGTGATCGTCCCCCCCTATACGTTCATCGCCACGGTTTCCACGGTGATCGAAGCCAATGGGGTACCCGTGTTTGTGGACATTGATCCCGAAACCTACAACCTCGATGCCACCAAAATAGAAGCAGCCATCACTTCCCGGACAAAAGCTATTATCCCGGTCCATTTTGCCGGGCAGGCCTGCGACATGGATGCGATCCTGGACATTGCGGGGCGGCACAAGCTACGCGTCATCGAGGATGCCGCCCACGCGCACGGCGCTGAGTACAAGGGCCGGAAGCTAGGTACCCTCGGCGACGCCGGGAGTTTCAGCTTTCAATCGTCCAAGAACCTGACCAGCGGCGAGGGCGGCATGGTGATTACCAACGACCCCGAGTTGTATCGCAAAATGGCATCCCTTCGTAATGTCGGCCGCCTGCCCGAAGGACAATGGTACGACCACTTCCTGCCGGGCTGCAACTACCGCCTCACGCCCATGCAGGCCGTACTTTTATCGAGCCAATTAAAACGGCTGGACGACCAAACCCGCCGCCGCGATGACAACGGACTTCTGCTCAACGAACTACTTTCAGAAATCGAGGGAATCACGCCCCTCAGCCGGGGCCACGGCGAGACGGTGCATTGCCATCATTTGTATATTTTCAAATACGATCCGGCGCATTTCAACGGCTTGCCCAAAAACGAATTTGTCGACATGCTCGCCGCCGAGGGGGTACCCTGTTTCCGGGGGTACCCGCATCCGTTGTACAAACAGCCACTTTTTCAGGAAAAATTTTTCATGTGCTACGCCCTACCCGATTCGGTCAGTTACGCCGACACCGTGTGCCCCGTGGCAGAGCAGGCCTGCGCCGAAGAAGCCGTATGGATTCTGCAACACGCCATGCTGGGTACGGCCGAGGACATGGTAGCTTTTGCCAAAGCCATTCGGAAAATTCAGACGGTTGTCAGGGCTTCCGAAAAGGTACCCAAATCCGTATAA
- a CDS encoding gluconolaconase encodes MKTNLLPGALLMAAVCGLSACEDHRLSPNADFPERIEFFAERQYPEGMAYSARLDRFIITSLTQGKVGTVSTDGQYADLVSDPALISGVGVKVADERIFVANSDNGVSSKSSPATTQKTAELLVFNLNSRTLERRVDLDDLLPGMNHFANDIALNPDGTVYVTDSFSPVIYKVTSEGTPSILVRDDVLFSSPTFGLNGIVYHPDGFLIVANTGVGKLFKVDLKNGNAITEVGGLGNLPGDGMTLVGTTDLYVVTGSGSRVALVRSNDNFATASVVETQTDGYSMATTSTYVNGQIFTINARIGEINAAMGDASKLQSNTYSIQRYK; translated from the coding sequence ATGAAAACTAACCTACTTCCCGGCGCGCTGCTTATGGCGGCAGTCTGCGGTTTATCGGCCTGTGAAGACCACCGGTTGAGCCCCAATGCTGATTTTCCCGAACGCATCGAATTCTTTGCCGAGCGGCAGTACCCCGAGGGTATGGCGTACTCGGCCCGGCTGGACCGATTCATTATCACCTCCCTCACGCAGGGCAAGGTAGGTACCGTGAGCACCGATGGCCAGTACGCCGACCTGGTGTCTGACCCCGCATTAATCAGTGGCGTCGGTGTGAAGGTAGCCGACGAGCGCATTTTCGTGGCGAATAGCGACAATGGCGTGTCGAGCAAGAGCAGCCCCGCTACGACCCAAAAAACGGCCGAACTGCTGGTATTTAACCTTAACTCCCGTACCCTCGAACGGCGGGTCGATCTCGATGATCTATTACCAGGTATGAATCATTTTGCCAACGACATCGCCCTCAATCCTGATGGTACCGTGTACGTCACGGATTCGTTTTCGCCCGTAATTTACAAAGTGACTTCCGAGGGTACCCCCAGCATCCTGGTACGCGATGACGTACTGTTTTCCAGTCCGACGTTCGGCTTGAATGGCATCGTGTATCATCCGGACGGCTTCCTCATCGTGGCCAATACCGGAGTCGGAAAGCTTTTCAAAGTGGATTTGAAAAATGGCAATGCCATCACCGAGGTCGGCGGCCTTGGCAACCTGCCCGGCGACGGAATGACGCTGGTAGGTACCACCGATCTGTACGTGGTGACAGGCAGCGGCAGCCGCGTGGCGCTGGTGCGCAGCAACGACAACTTCGCCACCGCCAGCGTGGTCGAAACCCAAACCGACGGTTATTCGATGGCCACCACAAGTACCTATGTCAATGGTCAGATTTTTACGATCAACGCCCGCATTGGTGAAATCAACGCCGCCATGGGCGATGCTTCCAAGCTGCAATCGAATACTTATAGCATTCAGCGGTATAAATAA
- a CDS encoding phosphotransferase — translation MTPFPVTDSTLSAPHLALFLQEKYGFDEGTTCRIFRTGINHTYLVAAGGLRYVFRVYSYQWRTETEIAEELRLLNLLRENEVSVSYPIEDKNQNYIQPIPAPEGLRYGVLFSFAEGQKIRNLHENTCESIGTLMARMHQGTLNLNLKRVDYTVQELAVLPYQYAKKYYDESLEEMQFVKKAGGYLATFFAQADTSQLRKGVVHLDLWYDNMNIVDDSDITLFDFDFCGNGWLFLDVSYFVVQLFNTEPDKERYTSKLNAFYRGYQAITPLTEEEKRLIPYAGLAIWLFYLGVQSRRFDNWSNIFLTENYLKHFIGLIIKWLDFNGADPNLWE, via the coding sequence ATGACTCCTTTTCCCGTTACGGATTCTACCCTTTCCGCGCCGCACCTTGCTTTGTTTTTGCAGGAAAAATACGGGTTCGACGAAGGTACCACCTGCAGAATCTTTCGAACCGGAATCAATCATACCTACCTGGTGGCAGCCGGAGGGCTTAGGTACGTTTTCAGAGTGTACAGCTACCAATGGCGCACCGAAACCGAAATCGCCGAAGAACTGCGGCTGTTGAATCTGCTTCGTGAAAACGAGGTGTCGGTTTCGTATCCCATCGAGGATAAAAATCAAAACTATATTCAGCCGATTCCGGCTCCCGAAGGGCTGCGTTATGGCGTCCTGTTCTCTTTTGCCGAAGGACAGAAAATCAGGAATCTGCATGAGAATACCTGCGAAAGCATAGGTACCCTGATGGCGCGCATGCACCAGGGTACCCTGAATCTTAACTTGAAAAGAGTGGACTACACGGTACAGGAACTAGCGGTGCTACCGTACCAATACGCCAAAAAGTACTACGACGAATCGCTGGAAGAAATGCAGTTTGTGAAAAAAGCGGGAGGGTACCTTGCCACATTTTTTGCGCAGGCCGACACTAGCCAGCTGCGGAAGGGAGTTGTGCATCTGGACCTATGGTACGACAACATGAACATTGTCGATGATTCGGACATCACGCTCTTCGATTTCGATTTTTGTGGCAACGGTTGGCTGTTTCTCGACGTCAGCTACTTTGTGGTGCAGCTTTTCAATACCGAACCCGACAAAGAGCGATACACATCGAAGCTGAACGCCTTCTATCGGGGCTATCAAGCCATAACCCCACTGACCGAAGAGGAAAAGCGACTGATTCCCTACGCCGGGCTGGCGATCTGGTTGTTTTATCTGGGGGTACAGTCGCGGCGGTTTGATAATTGGTCCAATATTTTCCTGACTGAAAATTATCTAAAACACTTCATTGGATTGATTATCAAATGGTTGGATTTTAATGGGGCAGATCCAAACTTATGGGAATGA